From a single Candidatus Izimaplasma bacterium HR1 genomic region:
- the ddc gene encoding L-2,4-diaminobutyrate decarboxylase, with the protein MSRNFESDRLKKIRNYDLRKDLDIAKEYAWEYLNNIHKRSVYPNQVDIDNIQEFSEELNEEPSSPTEIIKKLHKYGSPATVAQNSGRYFGFVCGAMLPSSIPAKWLADVWDQNPAIYVMSPTVSKIESIVEGWLIDLFKFNKECTIGYVGGSATATFAGLVTARNYLLSKKGYDPFNRGITDLPKVKVVVGEGVHSTVFKALSLSGMGYDNVIRVPMDQEGRMIFSELPELDDMTIVVAQAGHLSTGAFDPIKEICEKAQKAGAWVHVDGAFGLWARVDKRFNHLTVGLELADSWSVDGHKTLNAPYDNGMIICKHSKLLLDAMNVEGSYIIRSKFRDGMLFTPEMSRRARVIDLWSSLKGLGKNGLGDMIYEMHAKAKYFAQRLNDLGFEIMNEIHFNQIIVHYSSNDETLKLIELIQKSGVMWLGGSKWQGKNIIRISISSYKTTYEDIDMCIDDFESQMMQLLFSGNQNV; encoded by the coding sequence GTGAGTAGAAATTTTGAGAGTGATAGACTAAAAAAAATAAGAAATTATGACTTAAGAAAAGACTTAGATATTGCAAAAGAATATGCTTGGGAATATTTGAACAATATTCATAAAAGAAGTGTATATCCAAATCAAGTGGACATTGACAATATCCAGGAGTTTAGTGAGGAATTAAATGAAGAACCATCTTCTCCAACTGAAATCATAAAGAAATTACATAAGTATGGTTCACCTGCAACTGTAGCTCAAAATAGTGGGAGATACTTTGGATTTGTTTGTGGAGCTATGCTACCATCATCTATACCCGCAAAGTGGTTAGCAGATGTATGGGATCAAAATCCTGCAATATATGTAATGTCCCCTACTGTCTCAAAGATAGAGTCTATTGTTGAAGGATGGTTGATAGATTTATTTAAATTTAATAAGGAATGTACAATAGGATATGTTGGTGGTAGTGCCACAGCAACATTCGCTGGACTCGTTACTGCTAGAAATTATTTACTTTCAAAAAAAGGATATGATCCATTTAATAGAGGAATAACGGATTTGCCCAAAGTTAAAGTTGTTGTCGGGGAAGGTGTTCATTCTACTGTATTTAAAGCGTTATCATTATCAGGAATGGGATATGATAATGTCATACGGGTACCTATGGATCAAGAAGGTAGAATGATTTTTAGTGAACTTCCTGAACTTGATGATATGACAATAGTTGTTGCACAAGCAGGACATTTATCAACTGGGGCATTCGATCCTATTAAAGAAATTTGTGAAAAAGCACAAAAGGCAGGAGCTTGGGTCCACGTTGATGGAGCATTCGGCTTATGGGCGAGAGTAGATAAAAGGTTCAATCATCTTACAGTAGGTCTAGAACTCGCAGATTCCTGGAGTGTAGATGGGCATAAAACATTAAATGCACCTTATGATAATGGAATGATTATCTGTAAACATTCAAAACTACTTTTAGATGCAATGAATGTAGAAGGTTCCTATATTATTAGGAGCAAGTTTAGAGATGGTATGTTATTTACTCCTGAGATGTCTAGAAGAGCAAGGGTGATCGATTTGTGGTCTTCGTTAAAAGGTTTAGGTAAAAATGGACTGGGTGATATGATATATGAAATGCATGCTAAGGCAAAATACTTTGCACAAAGATTGAATGATTTAGGGTTCGAGATTATGAATGAGATTCATTTTAATCAAATAATAGTTCATTATAGTTCCAATGATGAAACATTGAAACTAATTGAATTGATTCAGAAATCAGGAGTGATGTGGTTAGGTGGTTCTAAATGGCAAGGTAAAAACATAATACGAATTAGTATTAGTTCATACAAGACCACATATGAAGATATTGATATGTGTATAGATGACTTTGAGAGCCAAATGATGCAACTACTATTTAGTGGCAATCAAAATGTATAA
- a CDS encoding Regulator of chromosome condensation (RCC1) repeat protein, giving the protein MKKVLIIITSLLLVFSMSTNTSVYAAKKETETEPIHEELQNIKETASSAHSLLVLLKDGTLYSWGFNPDGYLGDGNHYYSGEPINITEHFNLEEDDKINHIYSSRLVNMVTTEKGYVYTWGRNAYGALGIGDSYYNLHRSPVKNEHINLLEDEEIKDISLGLYGGMLLTSFGRVLSWGINYYGTVGNNSNNHAFAPVDITSNFQLDVNEKITHISAGSHTRFAATNKGRVFAWGDNYYYKLGDGTMTTRRTPYDITEYFNFEENENVHLIESYDLTTVIVTNKGRIFMWSAYHFPNINDPFYPYSRYPVEVTDQFMLGKSEKIQKVDLGVRHLVAITNKNNVFTYGYYNYYGNMGTNTHDPHYASNITANFNDKNINPQHISVGFSHSVLLTSNGDLYFWGYNYSSLIVPGYSYIINLPILIN; this is encoded by the coding sequence ATGAAAAAAGTATTAATAATCATCACGTCTTTACTTCTTGTGTTCTCGATGTCAACAAATACAAGTGTATATGCTGCTAAGAAAGAAACGGAAACAGAACCAATTCATGAAGAATTGCAAAATATAAAAGAAACCGCATCAAGTGCTCACAGTTTATTGGTGTTGCTTAAAGATGGAACACTGTATTCTTGGGGATTCAATCCAGATGGTTATTTAGGTGATGGAAACCACTATTATTCAGGAGAACCAATCAATATTACCGAACATTTCAATCTTGAGGAAGATGATAAAATTAATCATATTTACTCTTCTAGACTCGTAAATATGGTTACTACAGAAAAAGGATATGTTTATACATGGGGAAGAAATGCTTACGGTGCTTTGGGGATTGGAGATAGTTATTATAACCTACACCGAAGCCCTGTAAAAAATGAACACATTAATCTACTAGAGGATGAAGAAATCAAGGATATATCGCTAGGATTATATGGTGGTATGTTACTTACTTCATTTGGTAGAGTATTATCATGGGGAATTAATTACTATGGAACAGTTGGAAATAATAGTAATAACCATGCGTTTGCTCCAGTAGATATAACAAGTAACTTCCAACTTGATGTGAATGAAAAAATTACTCACATCTCAGCAGGAAGTCATACAAGATTTGCTGCAACAAACAAGGGAAGAGTTTTTGCTTGGGGAGACAACTATTATTATAAACTAGGTGATGGAACAATGACTACCAGAAGAACTCCATATGACATTACTGAGTATTTTAATTTTGAAGAAAATGAGAATGTTCATTTGATAGAATCTTATGACTTAACTACAGTGATTGTCACAAATAAGGGAAGGATTTTTATGTGGTCTGCGTATCATTTTCCAAATATTAATGACCCATTCTACCCATACTCAAGATATCCAGTTGAAGTAACTGATCAATTTATGTTAGGAAAATCTGAAAAAATACAGAAAGTTGATTTAGGAGTTAGACATTTAGTTGCAATTACAAATAAAAATAATGTATTTACTTATGGATATTACAATTATTACGGAAACATGGGAACAAACACTCATGACCCACATTATGCATCTAATATAACTGCAAATTTCAACGATAAAAATATCAATCCTCAACATATTTCAGTAGGTTTTAGTCACAGTGTTTTACTAACATCAAATGGTGATTTATACTTCTGGGGTTATAATTACAGTTCATTAATCGTACCAGGATACTCGTATATTATTAATCTTCCAATACTGATTAATTAA
- the artP_1 gene encoding Arginine-binding extracellular protein ArtP precursor has translation MKKFILIMLVIFSFTLSGCKEKSDTIIVLTSSGYEPYEIIDTSGNLTGFDIELMEALALEANVEIEWKDVDFDGIIASLQAGQGELAIAGISPTEERKEMVDFSNIYYNSDAGLTNFLLFDSSSNITGLDDLDGLIVAAQLGTVQATLLDSISDEYGFTVDLRNTYTQIVEEVKAGRIDAFVVEKIISESILTVNDSLTKVGFESSLDDVTGNAIAFSKDSEYVDLFNTALQVLKDNGVLDQLIEKWF, from the coding sequence ATGAAAAAATTTATATTAATTATGTTAGTTATATTTAGTTTCACTTTAAGTGGTTGCAAGGAAAAAAGTGATACAATTATTGTGTTAACTTCAAGTGGGTACGAACCATATGAAATCATTGATACCAGTGGAAATTTAACTGGTTTTGATATTGAATTAATGGAGGCCTTGGCTTTGGAAGCAAATGTAGAAATCGAATGGAAAGATGTAGATTTTGATGGGATTATAGCCAGTTTACAAGCTGGACAAGGTGAGTTAGCCATTGCGGGAATTAGTCCAACAGAAGAAAGAAAAGAGATGGTTGATTTTAGTAACATCTACTATAATAGTGATGCAGGACTTACAAACTTCTTATTGTTTGATTCCAGCAGCAATATTACAGGACTTGATGATTTAGATGGTCTTATTGTTGCAGCTCAGCTTGGTACAGTACAAGCAACACTATTAGACTCAATTAGTGATGAATATGGGTTTACAGTTGATCTTAGAAATACATATACGCAAATTGTCGAGGAAGTAAAAGCCGGTAGAATTGACGCCTTCGTTGTTGAAAAAATCATTTCAGAATCAATTCTTACAGTTAATGATTCATTAACTAAGGTTGGATTTGAAAGTAGTTTAGATGATGTTACAGGAAATGCTATTGCATTTAGTAAGGATTCTGAATATGTAGATTTATTTAATACTGCATTACAAGTTTTAAAAGATAATGGTGTATTGGATCAATTAATCGAAAAATGGTTCTAA
- the glnQ_1 gene encoding Glutamine transport ATP-binding protein GlnQ, whose protein sequence is MVEVKNIYKSFGPLKVLKDVSYIFKEGKTTAIIGASGSGKSTLLRCINQLEIIDHGDILVQGKNIETFKHRDLVSKVGMVFQHFNLFSNMTILDNVMYALMKVKKIKKSVANELAIKALESVNIQDKKDAFPSTLSGGQKQRVALARAMVIKPEIMLFDEPTSALDPEMVNEVLDEIKKLTLTGLTNIIVTHEMGFAREIADEIIYMDEGKIIEAGDCKSFFENPQEERTKQFLNKIL, encoded by the coding sequence ATGGTAGAAGTTAAAAACATATATAAAAGTTTTGGCCCGTTAAAAGTTCTAAAAGATGTATCTTATATATTTAAAGAAGGTAAAACCACGGCGATTATCGGAGCAAGTGGTAGCGGAAAAAGCACCCTACTTAGATGTATTAATCAGTTGGAGATTATTGATCATGGTGATATATTAGTACAGGGAAAAAATATCGAAACATTCAAACATAGAGATTTAGTTTCAAAAGTAGGAATGGTTTTCCAACATTTCAATTTATTTAGTAATATGACAATTTTAGATAATGTCATGTATGCACTCATGAAAGTAAAAAAGATAAAGAAAAGTGTAGCGAATGAATTAGCTATTAAAGCTTTAGAAAGTGTAAATATTCAAGATAAGAAAGATGCTTTCCCAAGCACCCTAAGTGGAGGACAAAAACAACGGGTTGCCTTAGCCCGTGCGATGGTAATTAAACCAGAGATTATGTTATTTGATGAACCAACAAGTGCTTTGGACCCAGAAATGGTAAATGAAGTTCTAGATGAAATAAAAAAGTTAACCCTTACAGGATTAACTAATATTATAGTAACTCATGAAATGGGTTTTGCGAGAGAAATTGCTGACGAGATCATCTATATGGATGAGGGAAAGATAATCGAAGCAGGAGATTGCAAATCATTCTTCGAAAACCCCCAAGAAGAGAGAACAAAACAATTCTTAAATAAAATATTATAG
- the artQ_1 gene encoding Arginine transport system permease protein ArtQ — protein MEKLFDYGRIKEWIPFLFNGLSITITIAIVAGIFGVTLGVILVIMSKNKITNSIAVAYIDIFRGTPLILQLSIIYFAIPQILDLVINGVIGMNVDFQLAGITAAFITFSLNSGAYISEIIRSGINSVDKGEIEAAKALGISKFHTYKDIILPIAFRKSFPSLMNEFITLVKESSIVSIIGIQDLMRRQQIVTSQTYMYFEPLIVIGIIYYVVIKILSFTGRKVEVKINYGRS, from the coding sequence ATGGAAAAATTATTTGATTATGGAAGAATTAAGGAATGGATACCATTTTTGTTTAATGGTTTAAGTATTACAATAACTATTGCAATTGTTGCAGGGATATTTGGTGTTACTTTAGGCGTTATTTTAGTTATTATGTCAAAAAATAAGATAACAAATAGTATTGCTGTAGCATATATTGATATCTTTAGGGGAACACCTTTAATTTTACAGTTATCAATTATATATTTTGCTATACCGCAAATATTAGATTTAGTTATTAATGGAGTAATAGGGATGAATGTTGATTTCCAGTTGGCAGGGATAACAGCAGCGTTTATAACATTTAGTTTGAACTCAGGTGCTTATATTAGTGAAATAATAAGATCGGGAATTAACAGTGTTGATAAAGGTGAGATTGAAGCTGCAAAAGCTTTGGGTATAAGTAAGTTTCATACATATAAAGACATTATATTACCAATTGCATTTAGGAAATCATTCCCATCATTAATGAATGAATTCATTACTTTAGTAAAAGAAAGTTCAATTGTTTCAATTATCGGAATTCAGGATTTGATGAGAAGACAACAGATTGTTACCTCGCAAACCTATATGTATTTCGAACCACTAATAGTAATTGGGATAATTTATTATGTTGTGATAAAAATACTGTCATTTACAGGTAGAAAAGTTGAGGTGAAAATAAACTATGGTAGAAGTTAA
- the msbA_1 gene encoding Lipid A export ATP-binding/permease protein MsbA, translated as MNKTISKKDVYNFHIGVFKEDKEMFMILIFILNMIITGSIPLVAVIFPKYIIDSISSSDLKMTLIFIGLFGVVSMILTLFSIKLNAMANGRFQASSMRRKRNYAEKFKNVSMSHLEDANFHAKRNEAFDTMKYSNRGFHGTLTIVFQQLPEIFCIIGFIIILGLFNPIVIVAAFICAIAQFLLALKAKDFMIHNHGELAERDRNREYYYDITHDSAFGKDIRINNLANSLYNRFVLKTKEFLELLKAKDLNEHKFSLFDVPFLLITNGLTYYLVIRAYFQGSVSLGTISMAIMTVLAITIKLQTTFKEIARLKEETARTMKYISFFSEEYDCDSEDGTVCKFEDVNIEFRNVSFQYPSSSQEVLKNVSFKISNNKKIALVGINGSGKTTIVKLLCGFYVPTKGDIFINGINTKDINLKSYQENIAVVFQDVNLYAATILENITGQNPSEEEKNRAIDALNQAGLLDRVKEYKNQENQNLLKVIEKDGVDLSGGEAQKLAIARAIYKENTKLIILDEPTAALDAIAEKRIYEKFSEIVDNQTAIMISHRLASTKFCDSIIFLENGMIYEEGSHNELMNYDNGKYKNMFMTQGKYYQNDEVNYDA; from the coding sequence ATGAATAAAACGATATCCAAAAAGGATGTATATAATTTTCATATTGGTGTATTTAAAGAAGATAAAGAAATGTTTATGATATTGATTTTTATATTGAACATGATAATAACTGGCTCTATTCCCTTAGTTGCTGTTATCTTCCCTAAATATATTATTGATTCAATTAGTAGTTCTGATTTAAAGATGACATTAATATTTATTGGTTTATTTGGTGTTGTTTCAATGATACTCACATTGTTTAGTATTAAACTTAATGCTATGGCTAATGGTAGATTTCAAGCAAGTAGTATGAGAAGAAAGAGAAACTATGCGGAGAAATTTAAGAATGTTTCAATGTCCCATTTAGAAGATGCTAATTTTCATGCTAAAAGAAACGAAGCATTTGATACTATGAAATACTCTAATAGAGGATTTCATGGAACCCTAACAATTGTATTTCAACAATTACCAGAAATTTTCTGTATTATTGGCTTCATAATTATTTTAGGGTTATTTAATCCTATTGTAATTGTTGCTGCATTTATTTGTGCCATAGCACAATTTTTATTAGCCTTAAAGGCAAAAGATTTTATGATTCATAATCATGGTGAACTAGCAGAACGTGATCGAAATAGAGAATACTATTATGATATAACCCACGATTCGGCATTTGGTAAGGATATTAGAATTAATAACTTAGCAAATTCATTATATAATCGGTTTGTTCTAAAAACTAAAGAGTTTTTAGAACTGCTAAAAGCAAAAGATCTAAATGAACATAAATTTAGCTTATTTGATGTTCCATTTCTACTTATAACTAATGGACTAACTTATTATTTAGTTATTAGAGCCTATTTCCAAGGTTCAGTTTCACTTGGAACGATTTCAATGGCAATAATGACAGTCCTAGCTATCACAATAAAACTACAAACAACCTTTAAAGAAATCGCAAGGCTTAAAGAAGAAACTGCTAGAACCATGAAGTATATATCATTCTTCAGTGAGGAATATGACTGTGATTCAGAAGATGGTACAGTTTGTAAATTTGAAGATGTTAATATTGAATTTAGAAATGTAAGTTTTCAATACCCATCTAGTAGTCAAGAGGTACTGAAAAACGTATCATTTAAGATATCAAATAATAAGAAAATAGCCCTTGTTGGTATTAACGGAAGTGGAAAGACAACGATAGTAAAATTACTTTGTGGATTCTATGTTCCGACAAAAGGTGATATTTTCATAAACGGGATAAATACCAAAGATATCAATTTAAAATCCTATCAAGAAAATATCGCAGTTGTTTTTCAAGATGTAAATCTATATGCAGCGACAATCCTCGAAAATATTACCGGACAAAACCCAAGTGAAGAAGAAAAAAACCGCGCAATTGATGCTTTAAATCAAGCTGGGTTATTAGATAGAGTAAAAGAATATAAGAATCAAGAAAACCAGAACTTACTTAAAGTGATTGAAAAGGATGGTGTAGATTTAAGTGGTGGTGAAGCACAAAAACTAGCAATAGCACGTGCAATCTATAAAGAAAACACTAAACTAATTATCCTTGATGAACCAACTGCCGCATTAGACGCTATCGCTGAAAAAAGAATCTATGAGAAATTCAGTGAAATAGTCGATAATCAAACAGCGATAATGATTTCCCATCGCTTAGCTTCAACTAAGTTTTGTGATTCAATTATTTTTCTAGAGAATGGTATGATCTACGAAGAAGGTAGTCATAATGAATTAATGAATTATGACAATGGGAAATACAAAAACATGTTTATGACTCAAGGAAAATATTATCAAAATGATGAGGTGAATTATGATGCTTAA
- the msbA_2 gene encoding Lipid A export ATP-binding/permease protein MsbA, whose protein sequence is MMLKSNTGRLISLTFKLSKWFYTLSLIKALVMASKTIVGVYGLSLIITSLVNKDMNTAFIYAGAIVLAECILRFLDITLSTYTEIAHDKLEHKVKAYMAKKMMNVEYKYLEQPEFLDSVSKAKFAIDSFDALNIFLRHTIELITQFITICSLITLIVLFNPLIIVLILTGVSIHFIVGQISSKKQQEYYKELGPVNRRFSYYSKVATETKYQKDFRIYSLGELMNQRFNYFLDKTCNNIITYRKNVGKFQVYFMLINYIQIIGIYGFIGYISVTQSLGVGTYILLTASAMKVSAAIDGFASRFIQIKQNVVLLNSIFEVLDKEDDITISQEGYQCEPFQELEFRNVTFTYPDTDKIILKNVSFKIIKGEKISIVGINGAGKTTIVKLISRFYTPDSGEILWNNKNIIDYNYQSYINQLSAVFQDFKLFALTISENVDLEEKDRSYIKECLYKVGLQDKLESLPNNIDSFLSKIYSEEGIDMSGGEKQKVAIARAMYQDASLVILDEPTSALDPISEAEIYEKFSKLIKNKTAIFISHRMSSSVFCDRIIVLDDMTVKDIDTHKNLLSKENTKYSQLFTAQADYYQI, encoded by the coding sequence ATGATGCTTAAATCTAATACTGGTAGGCTAATAAGTTTAACTTTCAAGCTATCTAAATGGTTTTACACGTTATCCCTAATTAAAGCACTAGTAATGGCATCTAAAACAATTGTTGGTGTGTACGGGCTATCTCTAATCATTACAAGTTTAGTTAATAAAGATATGAATACTGCATTTATATATGCAGGTGCAATTGTTTTAGCAGAATGTATCTTAAGATTTCTAGATATTACATTATCTACTTATACAGAAATAGCTCATGATAAACTAGAACATAAAGTAAAAGCATACATGGCTAAAAAAATGATGAATGTTGAATATAAATATCTCGAGCAACCTGAGTTTTTAGACTCAGTGAGTAAAGCAAAATTTGCGATAGACAGTTTTGATGCTCTTAATATATTTTTAAGACATACAATAGAGTTAATTACACAATTTATAACAATCTGTTCTTTAATTACTTTAATAGTCCTATTTAATCCTCTCATAATTGTCTTAATATTAACCGGTGTATCTATTCACTTTATAGTCGGACAAATCTCATCAAAAAAACAACAAGAATACTACAAGGAATTAGGACCTGTTAATAGACGTTTTAGTTATTATTCAAAAGTAGCAACAGAGACGAAATACCAAAAAGATTTTAGAATCTATAGTCTTGGTGAATTAATGAATCAAAGATTTAATTACTTCCTAGATAAAACATGTAATAACATAATAACTTACCGAAAAAACGTCGGAAAGTTTCAAGTATATTTTATGCTAATAAACTATATTCAAATTATTGGTATCTATGGTTTTATCGGATATATTTCTGTGACACAAAGTCTTGGTGTTGGTACATACATTTTACTAACAGCTTCAGCAATGAAAGTGTCAGCGGCGATTGATGGTTTTGCCTCAAGGTTTATCCAAATAAAGCAAAACGTTGTTTTACTTAATTCTATATTTGAAGTTTTAGATAAAGAAGATGATATAACCATCTCACAAGAAGGATATCAGTGTGAGCCATTCCAAGAATTAGAATTTAGAAATGTTACATTTACATATCCTGATACCGATAAGATAATATTAAAGAATGTCTCATTTAAAATCATCAAAGGTGAGAAAATAAGTATCGTCGGAATAAACGGGGCTGGTAAAACTACAATAGTAAAACTAATAAGTAGATTTTACACACCTGATTCAGGAGAAATCCTTTGGAACAATAAAAATATTATTGATTATAATTATCAATCATATATCAATCAGTTATCAGCAGTATTTCAAGACTTTAAACTATTTGCATTAACAATTAGTGAGAACGTTGATCTCGAAGAAAAAGATAGAAGCTATATTAAGGAATGTCTATATAAAGTAGGACTACAAGATAAACTGGAATCCTTACCAAATAATATTGATAGTTTTCTATCAAAAATTTATTCAGAAGAAGGCATTGATATGTCAGGCGGAGAAAAGCAAAAAGTAGCCATTGCCAGAGCAATGTATCAAGATGCATCACTTGTTATCCTTGATGAACCGACAAGTGCTTTAGACCCTATTTCAGAAGCAGAAATTTATGAGAAATTCTCAAAACTTATTAAAAACAAAACAGCAATATTTATATCCCATCGTATGTCATCAAGTGTCTTTTGTGACAGAATCATTGTCCTAGATGATATGACTGTTAAAGATATTGATACTCATAAAAACTTACTTAGTAAAGAAAACACAAAATACTCACAATTGTTCACAGCACAGGCTGATTACTATCAAATATAA
- a CDS encoding Alpha/beta hydrolase family protein — protein sequence MIKREEIKIELYGKTSEHIFSSNVTAHKLAVLFPGAGSNTRAPFFYYSRYYFLRAGYDVLALSYRNIVDSDDSSDEQIRKLTHSVHKAIKSVKELKKYKEYVFEARSIGNLIADQTRTNYKYEDVISIYASPTSQALKRIEKYPGLVITSTDDETLKEGDLETIKSFSKHEVIVFEGGDHRIECFDTLETIENCKQAIAKTMEYIESKQKK from the coding sequence ATGATTAAAAGAGAAGAAATAAAAATAGAATTATATGGTAAAACATCAGAACATATCTTTTCATCAAATGTAACTGCACATAAACTAGCAGTATTATTTCCTGGAGCAGGAAGTAATACTAGAGCTCCATTCTTTTATTACAGTAGATACTATTTCTTAAGAGCAGGATATGATGTTCTAGCTCTATCATATAGGAACATAGTTGATAGTGATGATTCTTCTGATGAGCAAATACGTAAACTTACCCATTCAGTACATAAGGCCATAAAAAGTGTCAAAGAATTAAAGAAATACAAAGAGTATGTCTTTGAAGCAAGAAGTATTGGAAACTTAATTGCTGATCAAACAAGAACTAACTACAAATATGAAGATGTAATAAGTATTTACGCTTCACCAACAAGCCAAGCACTTAAAAGAATTGAAAAGTATCCTGGCTTAGTAATTACATCAACCGATGATGAAACTCTAAAAGAAGGCGACTTAGAAACTATCAAATCATTCTCAAAACATGAAGTCATCGTTTTTGAAGGTGGAGATCATAGAATTGAATGTTTTGATACCCTTGAAACAATTGAGAATTGTAAACAGGCAATCGCAAAGACAATGGAATACATTGAAAGTAAACAAAAGAAATAA